The following are from one region of the Nicotiana tabacum cultivar K326 chromosome 3, ASM71507v2, whole genome shotgun sequence genome:
- the LOC107801877 gene encoding uncharacterized protein LOC107801877 isoform X1, translating to MHGYERDEYEELDEYEEEGEEQEEDEEGEEEYEEEEPQQPPQELLEYLELRQRLKEDIRKQRKKELGSVNGRSTEIKKALPRDNYGSFFGPSQPVIPQRVIQESKLLLENPNLAAKVLKSNHANDRSSASERAGSKSGTSSHAPKVTNGLKTKVQMLKSTRDYSFLLSDDAELPASIKRFFGDVEDARLSLPPSSKQSLSNTRRKLLNDREVRKPIPGSSQMQPKLLTQKSVSVSKQSQLALDLRKQLSSSKGSGPDRPLRPKVVPPKVIGVPNGKRVSTPGVKSTVPALHKPTPSKLQPSIPRQSLAQKKELLQSGKSKGISNQAVPSSKSKWMMQKQAMPSSKSQIKQLPPKSAIRSLEDRCPARKPMRHDEEGDGAEAISMIRRMFGYNPNRYQDDDDTSDMEANFDDILREEKRSAKIARKEDEEELRKIEEEERREQLRKQAKKRKLSHH from the exons ATGCACGGATATGAAAGAGAC GAGTATGAGGAGTTGGATGAATATGAGGAGGAAGGTGAAGAGCAAGAAGAGGACGAGGAGGGCGAAGAGGAATATGAGGAGGAAGAGCCTCAGCAGCCTCCACAAGAGTTGTTGGAGTACCTGGAGCTGAGACAACGACTGAAAGAAGATATCAGGAAACAGAGGAAGAAGGAATTAG GTTCTGTCAATGGCCGTTCAACTGAAATTAAGAAGGCTTTGCCGAGGGACAA TTATGGTTCCTTCTTTGGACCTTCTCAGCCTGTAATCCCTCAAAGAGTAATCCAAGAAAGCAAGTTGCTATTGGAGAATCCAAATTTGGCAGCAAAAGTCCTGAAATCAAACCATGCT AACGATAGGAGCTCTGCATCAGAACGCGCAGGATCAAAATCTGGTACTAGCAGCCATGCACCAAAGGTCACTAATGGG TTGAAAACAAAGGTCCAGATGTTAAAAAGTACAAGAGATTACTCATTTCTATTATCTGATGATGCTGAACTTCCTGCCTCCATCAAAAG GTTTTTTGGTGATGTTGAAGATGCACGATTATCTTTACCACCAAGCAGCAAGCAATCTCTAAGCAATACGCGGAGAAAGCTGCTCAATGATCGTGAAGTACGTAAACCTATACCAGGAAGCAGCCAAATGCAACCAAAACTGTTGACTCAGAAATCAGTTTCTGTTAGTAAACAATCTCAACTAGCATTGGATTTGAGGAAACAGCTTAGTAGCAGTAAAGGGAGTGGGCCTGATCGGCCTTTGCGGCCAAAAGTGGTGCCTCCCAAAGTTATAGGGGTTCCAAATGGCAAGAGGGTTTCGACACCAGGCGTCAAGAGCACTGTGCCTGCTTTGCATAAGCCAACCCCTTCAAAGTTGCAACCTTCCATTCCAAGGCAGTCCTTAGCACAGAAAAAGGAACTGCTACAATCTGGAAAGTCAAAGGGGATATCAAATCAAGCTGTGCCTTCATCCAAATCTAAGTGGATGATGCAGAAACAGGCAATGCCGTCATCCAAATCTCAG ATAAAGCAACTGCCTCCTAAAAGTGCAATTCGTTCTTTGGAAGATAGGTGCCCAGCAAGAAAACCAATGAGACATGATGAAGAAGGTGATGGAGCAGAAGCTATTAGTATGATTAGGAGGATGTTTGG GTATAATCCCAACAGGTATCAAGATGATGATGATACTAGTGATATGGAGGCTAATTTTGATGACATACTGAGGGAAGAAAAGCGAAG TGCAAAAATAGCAAGGAAAGAGGATGAGGAAGAACTTCggaagatagaagaagaagaaaggagggAGCAGTTGAGAAAACAGGCAAAGAAGCGCAAGTTAAGTCATCATTGA
- the LOC107801877 gene encoding uncharacterized protein LOC107801877 isoform X2, translating to MHGYERDEYEELDEYEEEGEEQEEDEEGEEEYEEEEPQQPPQELLEYLELRQRLKEDIRKQRKKELGSVNGRSTEIKKALPRDNYGSFFGPSQPVIPQRVIQESKLLLENPNLAAKVLKSNHANDRSSASERAGSKSGTSSHAPKLKTKVQMLKSTRDYSFLLSDDAELPASIKRFFGDVEDARLSLPPSSKQSLSNTRRKLLNDREVRKPIPGSSQMQPKLLTQKSVSVSKQSQLALDLRKQLSSSKGSGPDRPLRPKVVPPKVIGVPNGKRVSTPGVKSTVPALHKPTPSKLQPSIPRQSLAQKKELLQSGKSKGISNQAVPSSKSKWMMQKQAMPSSKSQIKQLPPKSAIRSLEDRCPARKPMRHDEEGDGAEAISMIRRMFGYNPNRYQDDDDTSDMEANFDDILREEKRSAKIARKEDEEELRKIEEEERREQLRKQAKKRKLSHH from the exons ATGCACGGATATGAAAGAGAC GAGTATGAGGAGTTGGATGAATATGAGGAGGAAGGTGAAGAGCAAGAAGAGGACGAGGAGGGCGAAGAGGAATATGAGGAGGAAGAGCCTCAGCAGCCTCCACAAGAGTTGTTGGAGTACCTGGAGCTGAGACAACGACTGAAAGAAGATATCAGGAAACAGAGGAAGAAGGAATTAG GTTCTGTCAATGGCCGTTCAACTGAAATTAAGAAGGCTTTGCCGAGGGACAA TTATGGTTCCTTCTTTGGACCTTCTCAGCCTGTAATCCCTCAAAGAGTAATCCAAGAAAGCAAGTTGCTATTGGAGAATCCAAATTTGGCAGCAAAAGTCCTGAAATCAAACCATGCT AACGATAGGAGCTCTGCATCAGAACGCGCAGGATCAAAATCTGGTACTAGCAGCCATGCACCAAAG TTGAAAACAAAGGTCCAGATGTTAAAAAGTACAAGAGATTACTCATTTCTATTATCTGATGATGCTGAACTTCCTGCCTCCATCAAAAG GTTTTTTGGTGATGTTGAAGATGCACGATTATCTTTACCACCAAGCAGCAAGCAATCTCTAAGCAATACGCGGAGAAAGCTGCTCAATGATCGTGAAGTACGTAAACCTATACCAGGAAGCAGCCAAATGCAACCAAAACTGTTGACTCAGAAATCAGTTTCTGTTAGTAAACAATCTCAACTAGCATTGGATTTGAGGAAACAGCTTAGTAGCAGTAAAGGGAGTGGGCCTGATCGGCCTTTGCGGCCAAAAGTGGTGCCTCCCAAAGTTATAGGGGTTCCAAATGGCAAGAGGGTTTCGACACCAGGCGTCAAGAGCACTGTGCCTGCTTTGCATAAGCCAACCCCTTCAAAGTTGCAACCTTCCATTCCAAGGCAGTCCTTAGCACAGAAAAAGGAACTGCTACAATCTGGAAAGTCAAAGGGGATATCAAATCAAGCTGTGCCTTCATCCAAATCTAAGTGGATGATGCAGAAACAGGCAATGCCGTCATCCAAATCTCAG ATAAAGCAACTGCCTCCTAAAAGTGCAATTCGTTCTTTGGAAGATAGGTGCCCAGCAAGAAAACCAATGAGACATGATGAAGAAGGTGATGGAGCAGAAGCTATTAGTATGATTAGGAGGATGTTTGG GTATAATCCCAACAGGTATCAAGATGATGATGATACTAGTGATATGGAGGCTAATTTTGATGACATACTGAGGGAAGAAAAGCGAAG TGCAAAAATAGCAAGGAAAGAGGATGAGGAAGAACTTCggaagatagaagaagaagaaaggagggAGCAGTTGAGAAAACAGGCAAAGAAGCGCAAGTTAAGTCATCATTGA
- the LOC107801877 gene encoding uncharacterized protein LOC107801877 isoform X3, with protein MHGYERDEYEELDEYEEEGEEQEEDEEGEEEYEEEEPQQPPQELLEYLELRQRLKEDIRKQRKKELGSVNGRSTEIKKALPRDNYGSFFGPSQPVIPQRVIQESKLLLENPNLAAKVLKSNHANDRSSASERAGSKSGTSSHAPKVTNGLKTKVQMLKSTRDYSFLLSDDAELPASIKRFFGDVEDARLSLPPSSKQSLSNTRRKLLNDREVRKPIPGSSQMQPKLLTQKSVSVSKQSQLALDLRKQLSSSKGSGPDRPLRPKVVPPKVIGVPNGKRVSTPGVKSTVPALHKPTPSKLQPSIPRQSLAQKKELLQSGKSKGISNQAVPSSKSKWMMQKQAMPSSKSQIKQLPPKSAIRSLEDRCPARKPMRHDEEGDGAEAISMIRRMFGYLSFLPCIIPTGIKMMMILVIWRLILMTY; from the exons ATGCACGGATATGAAAGAGAC GAGTATGAGGAGTTGGATGAATATGAGGAGGAAGGTGAAGAGCAAGAAGAGGACGAGGAGGGCGAAGAGGAATATGAGGAGGAAGAGCCTCAGCAGCCTCCACAAGAGTTGTTGGAGTACCTGGAGCTGAGACAACGACTGAAAGAAGATATCAGGAAACAGAGGAAGAAGGAATTAG GTTCTGTCAATGGCCGTTCAACTGAAATTAAGAAGGCTTTGCCGAGGGACAA TTATGGTTCCTTCTTTGGACCTTCTCAGCCTGTAATCCCTCAAAGAGTAATCCAAGAAAGCAAGTTGCTATTGGAGAATCCAAATTTGGCAGCAAAAGTCCTGAAATCAAACCATGCT AACGATAGGAGCTCTGCATCAGAACGCGCAGGATCAAAATCTGGTACTAGCAGCCATGCACCAAAGGTCACTAATGGG TTGAAAACAAAGGTCCAGATGTTAAAAAGTACAAGAGATTACTCATTTCTATTATCTGATGATGCTGAACTTCCTGCCTCCATCAAAAG GTTTTTTGGTGATGTTGAAGATGCACGATTATCTTTACCACCAAGCAGCAAGCAATCTCTAAGCAATACGCGGAGAAAGCTGCTCAATGATCGTGAAGTACGTAAACCTATACCAGGAAGCAGCCAAATGCAACCAAAACTGTTGACTCAGAAATCAGTTTCTGTTAGTAAACAATCTCAACTAGCATTGGATTTGAGGAAACAGCTTAGTAGCAGTAAAGGGAGTGGGCCTGATCGGCCTTTGCGGCCAAAAGTGGTGCCTCCCAAAGTTATAGGGGTTCCAAATGGCAAGAGGGTTTCGACACCAGGCGTCAAGAGCACTGTGCCTGCTTTGCATAAGCCAACCCCTTCAAAGTTGCAACCTTCCATTCCAAGGCAGTCCTTAGCACAGAAAAAGGAACTGCTACAATCTGGAAAGTCAAAGGGGATATCAAATCAAGCTGTGCCTTCATCCAAATCTAAGTGGATGATGCAGAAACAGGCAATGCCGTCATCCAAATCTCAG ATAAAGCAACTGCCTCCTAAAAGTGCAATTCGTTCTTTGGAAGATAGGTGCCCAGCAAGAAAACCAATGAGACATGATGAAGAAGGTGATGGAGCAGAAGCTATTAGTATGATTAGGAGGATGTTTGGGTACTTATCATTCCTTCCTT GTATAATCCCAACAGGTATCAAGATGATGATGATACTAGTGATATGGAGGCTAATTTTGATGACATACTGA